GTTTTATAATATTTACACGATGGTTGATATTATAATAATAAAGAGTGAGAATTGTTTCTATTTCATGGATGATATCAATTCTGTTTTCATCTGAATGGGTTACGTCTTCTGATAACAAATAATTTTTCATCGACTTAACAACATGTGTGGATTTTTCAGAAGCAACTTTTATAATAGAGCTAGAGCGAAACAAACTAGCAATTTGAACACAAATCGCTAAAATCTCTTTATTTCTATCACTTTCAAGTATATACTTTAACTTGTTACCTAATATAAAAGCAGAAGAATCAATGATTAAGTTAAGAATACTATCTCTTTCATCAGGCAAGTAAGTTTGTAATATTTCAAAATATCTGGTTTCGAGTTCTTTTTTTAATTCCCTTTCCTTTTTCCCACTTAAGAATACGTTTTGTGAATTCGGATATTCTGAGACTAAAATATTGAAACGATCTCTATCTTCCTTCGGAAGATGAAAAACAGTATTGATTATATTCTGGAACTGGTTTTGAAAGAATTCTTCGATCGAAACGTTTGAAGAGACAATTGCACCAAGAGGTGTATTTAATTCGTGTGCCATACCAGCAGTTAAATTTCCAATCGTAGCCAATTTCTCTGAGGTTAATAACTTGTCTTGTGCATCTGTCAATTCCTTTAATTTAAGTTCAAGGAATTGGTTTGTGGAATTCAAAGTATCATTCGAAACTTTTAATTCTTCTGTTCTAATTAATACTTCCGTTTTTAAATTTTCTGAATATCGTTTGTTCCAACGATACCTTTGTATCATCCAAGCAACTACCAAGATAGTGAATGCAGCAAAAAACAATGATATGACCATTTGATAATCAGGACTTGAATTGGGCGTATAGAGAAATCCACTAAGATCTAAATTTTTTGGCAACATACCATAATCAGCATATACTTCACTAATATGTTTCCATCTCCCTTCATACATATAACCCAATTCAACAAGTGAAGGTTGGATCAAAGGTTCCATTTGATTTGCTTCAAACAATAATTGTTCTTTAGAAATTTGATTTGAATATTTATTGTATATCAATTCAACAATTTCTTCCTTATGTTTCATTGCGTATTCCCAACCTCGAAGACTTGCTTCACGGAAGAGTTTGACTCTTTTTGGGTTCCTTTGAATTTCGAGTTGGCTTGTGAACAAATTGTCACCATAAAAATCGATCCCTGATGTTCGAGGAGAGTACACCATAAGGGGAAATCCAGTTTTTTGGATTTCAAATGTTTGAGTCGTCGAATATCCGTCTACGGCATTTACCTTACCTTCCACCAAATCTAAAAACCGAAAACTATGGTCCATGACGATGAATTTGTTTGGTTCTAATTTTTCTTTTTTTAAATACGCTAAAATTTCATAAACATGCGGAGACAACATGATCTTTTTACCAACGAGATCATGGAGACTTTGATCTGAATTTGTTTTCCTTGTAAATAAAACGGTGGGTGAATGTTGAAATATGACTGCGATAACAACAATAGGAGTTCCAGCATGCCATTGTAATAATACTTCGTTTGTTCCAACTCCGTATCGAGCTTCCTTTTCGGAAACATACTGGTGTAATCCTTCGATACCATTTTTACTTTCATGAATTTTTACATCTAAACCAAGATCATGATAGTAACCTTTTTCAATTGCAGCATAATAACCTGCGAATTGGAATTGGTGAATCCATTTTAAGTATAAATCTACGTGGTCTCTTGAATCGATTGGTTGGAAAAATGGAATCAATCCAAAACAAAAAAGAAAACATAGAAACTGTTTCTGAAGCGGTCGCATTCGTACTTCTCACTAAATTTTCGCTTTGTTAGTCGAAAGTGACTAAGGCTTACAATTTGGAGAATTTTTGGCAACCGAGATATAAAAATCTTTTGTTGGAAACTATTTATTTTTTCTACGAATGATCCATTCCGCAAATAAAAAATTGATAAGCCAACCTGTTCCCATCATCAAATCCCTTGGAATTCCGGATGGGTCTCCTCCTACAAAGAGGAACCAAGGTAAATGTGTAAAAACTTGAGTCCCGGCACCAAGTCCAATGGCATACCCTCTGATCATCCAATGGCTATGGATCAGGTATTTTCGTTGCATAACAAAATAAAATCCAAGGCAAATACAAATTACCATCCAGAAGCCAATCACCATACGAATTCCAAATAGCCAATCTCCGTCAGTTGGCACTCTAGGATACACCATCGTGAGCCAAATTCCAGAAATAGCAGTTGTTAGTCCAAAAAATACTAAAACTCTACCAGAAACGCGGTGCCATTTGGGATATAGTTTTCGAAACCCAGGAGCAAATTGAAAGGCTCCTAAAATACTATAAACAAGAACGGCAACAATATGTAAAAGGATTGGGACTGGATCATCAAAAAATCTTTGATTTTCTACCGTATAACCAGAACCAGTTGTCAATTGGGAAATCCGAACGACACCTGCGATGCTAGGTACAAAACTTAGGAATAATAAAGAACCGATAATCCAAATATCTTTCTTTGTAGTGGTATTCATTGCCATGTGATTTCATTGATGAATATTATATAAGAAACGGCAACAAAGAATTGAAAATAATTTATTAAATTAATCTAAACCTCATCAGTTGTTGCAAATGAATTGGCAACATTCGAAATAGTTTTTGCAACATCGCCAATTGTAATACTAACTCGGTTTAGATCTTCTGAACTAATTGCCAACTCTTGTGCATTTCCTGAAAGTGTATTCACACTCATTACCATATCTTCAGATGTTCTTTTTTGTTCGAGGCAAGATGTTTCAATTGATTCAGCTAAAGACTGAAGTTCTTTAACTTCATGTGAAACTTTGGTTAAACTATTTGATTGTGATGAAATTTCACCTCTCAACTTCTCAATACCCATCTGAATACGAATTGATTGACCAACAATTTCATTGAGTGCTTTCACTGTTTCATTTACATGATACACGCCTGTATTCACTGCAGAATCACTTTTTGTAATTAAAACCATTATGTTTTTCACAGAAATCCTCGTTTTGTCTGCAAGTTTAGATATTTCCTCCGCTACAACGGCAAATCCCCTACCCGCATCACCAGCCCTTGCAGCTTCTATACTGGCGTTGAGGGCTAACAAATTCGTTTGTTCTGAAATATCGGTAATCAATCCTACGATTCCTGAAATCTCTTTCGTTGCCAAACGAATCTCTTCCATAGAACTATCTGTACTGCGAATGGACAAATTCCCTTTATCAGCTAATTGAGTTGATGTGACTGATTCAATGGATAATTGTGAGAGTTCTTTTTCAATATTTACGATAGAATACTCAATATTAAGAATTTCATCTGCAATCTTTGAAATGTTTTTTGTTTCATCTGAAATGGAAGCAAACATCACTTCAAAGGAAGAAGATAACTCTTCCAAAGAGGCCGCAGATTCTTCAGTGGTTGATGCGAGTCCCGTTGCATTATCGGATACGGTTAGTGCATCTTTTTTCAATTGTTCAGAAATTTTTTCAACTTGGCTAACGGAATGTTTCAATTGGATCATAATTTCATTCAGCTTACTTAAAAATAGGTTGATCGATACTGTGATCTCTCCAATTTCATTTTTTCCAAATGTTGGTAATTGTTTTGTTAAATCTGCATCTCCACTTGATAATTCATTTATTTTCGTAAGAACAGATTTAAGAGGAATGTTTATGCTTCGGAAGATGAATAGAATTAATATGATCGATAAACTTAATGCCACAAATACAATGATGACATTGATTAGCCTTTGCCATTTTTGTTCTGTTAGTCGATCTCGAATTATATTTTCAAGTATAATGATCGAATTGTTTTGAATATCAGAACCAATCGAAGTTCCTTGATGGATAATCGTGAATAATTTATCGGCTGATTCAGGTTTAATTGTGTCTTTTAGAAAAATATTTTGAAGTTCATTGACATAAGTATTACATTTGGTTTTGACTTCTATGATATTTTGATTGATTTTTTCTTGGTACTTTTTTGAACTCTCTAAAGTTTTAGTATTTGAATTCGTTATATTAACACAAATTGTTTCGATTCCATTAATTGATAAGATCGCTTTCGTAAAACTCGTATTTAAAAATTGTTTGTTCTTACGGTTATCGCCAAGATATTCATCGCGAATCACTTCTTTTAAAACTGCCACATGTTTCCATAACTCTGGGATCTGGAACAAGATAATTTCCATTTGGTAATATGAATCGAGTTCTGGATCCAAAATCAAATGCGAAAAATCACCTATTTTGACTGCAAGTTTCTGAGTATGATCGATGAATTCTCGTGCCGTTTTTGCATCAAAACTCTTCACCTTTACATCCTGATTCCATTCCTTTATTTGAACAATCTCTTCTGTCAAGATGCCTGACTCGAGTATTTGCTTTGTACCTTCAGTTACTATGGGAACTAATTCATCAGTAGTTTCATTTCCAATTTTTAACTTCGTTAGTCCAACTTTCAGCACAGTATATACTGGCTTAAGAATTTGGATTCCCTTTAACTCTTTCGAAGTGAACTCGATATCATGATTTTGTGAGCGCAGAAAAAGGAAGAGTAAAATGAGTAAAAATATAAGGATGGGAAGCGGGAGTAAAAATATCCTAAGGCGAATCGATACATTTGATAAATAGGAGCTCATATAGTTCCACTTCCTTTATAAAAAAGTATGAATTGTTTCTATAGTTTTAAATTAGAAAATAAAAAAATAAAAATTTGGCAAAATTATCTAACAACGCCGCTCTATCTACCAAACATGAAAGCAAAATAGGAGATGTACTAAAATCCAAACCATTCACCTAACTTTCGCTAATCAAACATTACTAAAATCGCTCAAATCATTTGTCAAAATTCCAATATTTTGGGGATTTCGAGAATTTTAGCCTTCTCATTTTGCAGTTACTTTCAGACTCAACTTTAGTTTAGAAATAAATTTCCGATCCAAATCGAGCATAGTTTTCCCCATACCAATGGCTTCACCTATGGTAGGTGTAAAATCGATTATTTTAATTTTTGTAAAGAAGCATTCACCAATTTTTAACGGGAAATCTTCTTGGCAGTTTCAGAAAACCTTTCAACCAATAGACAACCATCAACGGTTCCATCAAAAGCAAACTCAATTCGATCCTCTATGAATCGTACGCCACTCAACTCATCTTCAGGAGAGAATTGTAATACACACTGGTAATCATACTTCGATGGGCGATAGTAAATTTCTATGGTTGTATACTCAACTTGGATAAATTGTGCAGGTATTTTTCACTTTCGTCTAACTTTTTAACCGTAGTGCTTTGTAGTTTTCTACATTCAAAATATTTATACTGGAACAATCCATAACATCCTTATCCCTCTTGCCTCTAATACCCCAAATTCTCTTTAGTCTTAAATAACTTCGATATTTGTTCGCAATTTCCGAAAGAATTCGAAGTTTTTCTAAAAAGAACTCCAGGTGTTAAACAAAATCCACGGATAGGTGTATGCAAGGAAACTAGCAGTGGGTGAAAACTGAGTCGGTGTCTAAAGGCAAGTTTTTGGTTATAACTTTGAGTATATGAGTCGGCCTTGTCATTTATTTATATTCCGCAGCTTTTCGTTGTAGCAATCAATTTGTATTTAGCCCTCAAATAACAAAATACTTTATCGATTTCATTTTGCGATAATGCAGAATCGAAAAAGAAAAACTCTGCTACATCACCATCCATGTTGCCATTGGAAAGGGATCCATCTGTGCCTGTCACATAACTTTCAATATTTGAGGTTGCATTCCCTTTTAAGTCACCATTCCAATATTCTTGCCAACTAACATTTGTATTCTGAACACTTGCAATTGCGATAAAAGTTGTGACGGGAATAGAATTGACAGAAGGAGGAGTTAGTCCAGACCCATTTCGCCAAAGATACAACTCATTTCCAGGTGAAGCACCAATATTAATCTCTCTTCCATTTGCAGAACCGACTAAAAGTAAATTTGTGGCAGGATGAGTTTGTGGCATCTTAAATACCAAGAAAAAAGATCCGCTGTTAATAGATGAAAATCCAGTTCCACCACTGTAACTCATCGAAGTCAAAGATGCTTGTGAAAAATTGAGAGCTGGAAGACCATTCACCTGATTCAATCTATATACTGGTTGTCTTGTCGGGAAAGTTACTTGCGTAAGATGATTTCCTCTTCCACTAAAATCATTCCAGGTTTGAACATTTGCACCATCAGATAAATTAAGACTGTCTGCCTTGAACCAAAGTACTAAAGATGAACCACCATAGGTTCTTGGAGCAGTAAGAGTGACAGTATAATCCTTACTGGTACCATCGGTAGCAGTCACCGTATAAATTAGATTTGACGAAAACGAATTTGCGGTTACCTCACTTGTCTGCGTTACGTTACCTATTGAAACACTTTCTCCTGTGGTTGTAAATTTAGCAACTAACGGAGTAAAAGACGAGAGTGTATCAGACACAAGACTGATATTCGTATCTGAGATAATTCCAGATATTCCTAATGAAGGAATTGAGTATGATGTAATTTCTTTTCCGGGGAATGGACCAATTCCACAAGTTATACTTTTATCATTCAATGCAAACTTTAAAAAAATAGTCTGATAAAATGCTTTGCTCTGAGGATCACAAACATTGGAAAAATTTTCCCCTTTGCAATGAGTGATAAACAATAGAGTTTGAATAGCAAAAAAAAAGTAGAATATCGATC
The Leptospira bouyouniensis DNA segment above includes these coding regions:
- a CDS encoding ABC transporter substrate-binding protein, whose product is MRPLQKQFLCFLFCFGLIPFFQPIDSRDHVDLYLKWIHQFQFAGYYAAIEKGYYHDLGLDVKIHESKNGIEGLHQYVSEKEARYGVGTNEVLLQWHAGTPIVVIAVIFQHSPTVLFTRKTNSDQSLHDLVGKKIMLSPHVYEILAYLKKEKLEPNKFIVMDHSFRFLDLVEGKVNAVDGYSTTQTFEIQKTGFPLMVYSPRTSGIDFYGDNLFTSQLEIQRNPKRVKLFREASLRGWEYAMKHKEEIVELIYNKYSNQISKEQLLFEANQMEPLIQPSLVELGYMYEGRWKHISEVYADYGMLPKNLDLSGFLYTPNSSPDYQMVISLFFAAFTILVVAWMIQRYRWNKRYSENLKTEVLIRTEELKVSNDTLNSTNQFLELKLKELTDAQDKLLTSEKLATIGNLTAGMAHELNTPLGAIVSSNVSIEEFFQNQFQNIINTVFHLPKEDRDRFNILVSEYPNSQNVFLSGKKERELKKELETRYFEILQTYLPDERDSILNLIIDSSAFILGNKLKYILESDRNKEILAICVQIASLFRSSSIIKVASEKSTHVVKSMKNYLLSEDVTHSDENRIDIIHEIETILTLYYYNINHRVNIIKHFNSNRKCKGNRDNLNLVWVNLLNNALYAISYEGTIEIFIEEEGPWIKVSFIDYGCGIPKEIQNRIFEPFFTTKSKGEGVGLGLDICRKVVNKLNGRIEFESEVGKTKFTIYLLADE
- a CDS encoding DUF2306 domain-containing protein; protein product: MNTTTKKDIWIIGSLLFLSFVPSIAGVVRISQLTTGSGYTVENQRFFDDPVPILLHIVAVLVYSILGAFQFAPGFRKLYPKWHRVSGRVLVFFGLTTAISGIWLTMVYPRVPTDGDWLFGIRMVIGFWMVICICLGFYFVMQRKYLIHSHWMIRGYAIGLGAGTQVFTHLPWFLFVGGDPSGIPRDLMMGTGWLINFLFAEWIIRRKNK
- a CDS encoding methyl-accepting chemotaxis protein, with product MSSYLSNVSIRLRIFLLPLPILIFLLILLFLFLRSQNHDIEFTSKELKGIQILKPVYTVLKVGLTKLKIGNETTDELVPIVTEGTKQILESGILTEEIVQIKEWNQDVKVKSFDAKTAREFIDHTQKLAVKIGDFSHLILDPELDSYYQMEIILFQIPELWKHVAVLKEVIRDEYLGDNRKNKQFLNTSFTKAILSINGIETICVNITNSNTKTLESSKKYQEKINQNIIEVKTKCNTYVNELQNIFLKDTIKPESADKLFTIIHQGTSIGSDIQNNSIIILENIIRDRLTEQKWQRLINVIIVFVALSLSIILILFIFRSINIPLKSVLTKINELSSGDADLTKQLPTFGKNEIGEITVSINLFLSKLNEIMIQLKHSVSQVEKISEQLKKDALTVSDNATGLASTTEESAASLEELSSSFEVMFASISDETKNISKIADEILNIEYSIVNIEKELSQLSIESVTSTQLADKGNLSIRSTDSSMEEIRLATKEISGIVGLITDISEQTNLLALNASIEAARAGDAGRGFAVVAEEISKLADKTRISVKNIMVLITKSDSAVNTGVYHVNETVKALNEIVGQSIRIQMGIEKLRGEISSQSNSLTKVSHEVKELQSLAESIETSCLEQKRTSEDMVMSVNTLSGNAQELAISSEDLNRVSITIGDVAKTISNVANSFATTDEV